The nucleotide window AGGTGTACATTGTGAACAACCCATGAAAAATAATGAAGCACTGCTAATACAGCAGGTACATATACTGTGAAAAGGACAAGATCACTgaacttgtttttcttttagttgtCAGAATGTAATTAAATCAACAGTCTTTTTGAAGTCCTTAGGAACGATTAATAGACCAAAAAAAGTTATTTACATAGATTGTCAGATTGTCACCTGGTAATCGGCATATTCTTGAATACGATTGGCTTAGGTCTAGTtttgaatataatttttttcttaacaagTGCACAGATGTTGTAACATGTGTCTCCCTTCCTGCTTCCCTCATATTGATAAATGTTGGCTTCCTTATGTAGCACAGCATATGGTTTATCCAAGTCCACAACTTTGCCATGGAGTAAATGATGACCAATGACTAGCATTGGCATCccctggtaaaaaaaaaaaacaacaaacaaacaagaatcaATCTTATTGGAAACATGGTCCTTTTCTTCTGGGTTGACTACTATGTATTGCTTGCTTTGTTCTCATCTTTCCTCTCTACTGTGAAGTGTAACTCATTTTTGTGAACATGCAGAATAGATAAGtcattctaataataatattattgttcataGAAAGCAAACAATTCTTAATTCATACAGCAGTgatctccctaagttttagctcagcaggaaagggacaattcctgatcGGTATTTTTCAAAAGAACTTATAAATTATAGTCTTAGTAAACCtacaagaggttgcaggcggtaattattataagaactgttgcttgaggtggtaaattttaccggttactgcctgat belongs to Acropora muricata isolate sample 2 chromosome 9, ASM3666990v1, whole genome shotgun sequence and includes:
- the LOC136929801 gene encoding chromosome transmission fidelity protein 8 homolog, yielding MVQILISMAPDVHDWIIVELQGTLETKEDVHLEGKVIGNLHFDAQGMPMLVIGHHLLHGKVVDLDKPYAVLHKEANIYQYEGSRKGDTCYNICALVKKKIIFKTRPKPIVFKNMPITR